DNA from Quercus lobata isolate SW786 chromosome 1, ValleyOak3.0 Primary Assembly, whole genome shotgun sequence:
CTTGTGTTATATGATGACTAGTATGCTTCAAAGATCAAACTATTTTCACGCGTTTTATGTTCCTGTAGATTATATGCATTTTATTCTGCTAGTAATGTCAGTGCATTTGGCTAAGGCCAAAAGACACTTTTGGGTCTCTAAACTTGTATATTAGTCCCGGAAGTTTAAAGTGATCGCATTTAGTTCCTAACAAACTTAAAGTGATCACTTTTACTCCCTAATGTGTCTATTGGAGTGATGACTTATTTAGGTTTTAGTTTAGCCACATCATCTAAGGGACTAAAAACAATCACTTTAAACTTCCTAGGATTGCTCATGTGCTAAACTCTAGGGATTAAAAGTGTTTAAGCTTTTGGCTGAACATCAGCTATGGCATTCTCTGAAGTATCGAATAATTACGTGGTAAGAGGTGatcaaaaaattatcaaagaGGCATTTACAATTCTACTATAAAACATCAGctgttttgataaaataaaacaccttttattatttttcacacTTACTAATGATGTTTTCTATTGATCCATCTTTACTTGTGAAAGCATGCTAGAACTGAACTCTTCATCTAATGAGGAAAGAGCCTCTAGGTGGGAGTCACACCCAACAATAATAAACCAAATTGGAACTGATGAAATTAACAGTTGCGGGTCACCATGAACAACTGGGCTTTAGAAACAATCCATTCTCAAAAACTTTTAGCCTTTTTAGAAAGTAGACCATTAGTATCAAGTACTTACTAACACTAATAGAAAGCTAAGAATAGAATGAGAAAATATggtgaaatttattttaattttttatgtctttATGTTGATATTAAAATATGATGCTTATTCTATATCTAAATGAATCGCtagtaaatttgaaaatttggtaGTCTTTATACAACTTGGTTTTCTTGGAAAGTGAGTGATGTCTAATGAAGGCCCCACTTGTTTGGTGGAAAAGTGAGCTTGTAAAATGCAATTCTGTACACATGCATAAATGGAAGATCCTAGTAAAGTGGTTTAATGGGAATATGTAGTTGTATATATGTTCAAGTTCCAATCAGGAAACCTTAAGTGAGCTTCATTATTCTATTAAATGAAACTATGAGTTATATAAAAGTAACACAGTCTATGTCAatcctttccttttttatgaaaatgacATTGCAACATGTATAGGAAAAGCATATATAACAGAGAAGATAAATGGGAATGGTATGATTCATGTCAATCCAATTTTAAGTCTTGTGTATTAGGTTTTGTACCTTATTGTGACTTTGTGTTTATCTACACCAAATTCTGCACTGAGGTTGATCTGTGTATGACCTCAGTAATTTAACTTTTTGGTGAAGTTTCGATGGGATGGTTACAGAGGTAAAAGAGAAtgttattctttattttttttaaatgggtgtAGGATTAGATTAATCTCAGTAGTGATTTGGCAAGAATTTAACCTTAGAGTAGGAATTTTAATGGTGATAAAAATAAGAACATAAACTGTTTTGTTGGAACataaaattaagggaaaaaaggGATTAGTCAATTAatgatttcataaaaaaaatcgCTGCTGATGCTCAAATTCTTAATAATATTTCTATCTTAGAATTTAGATCATAAGAAGTTCATCATCAATACCAGTCAGTACTTTAAATATGTTCAATGCTCATATTCTCGTGTTATAATAGTTTCTTTTACATTGCTTGATGATGTACTTCAATACCCTTTTTAGATGTATACTGTGTGATAAATCCCATTGCAATGATCTGTTTAACTGTTCAGGAGAGAATTTCTTCTGCTGTAAAATGTGTCAttctttgttgatttttatCCAGTATATATAGCTGGCAACTAATAAGTTCTTATTCCAATACTCCATTTCTTCCATTTTCCTTTGTAGTTTAAGAAGAATTTACATTCATGGCAGGTCCAGTGGGAAGTATCACCTCTGCAAATTTAAAGAAGCTTAATTTATCTTCAAACAAACTGACCGGATCCTTACCTGCCATGGTAGGCCACTGTGCCATCGTAGATCTGAGTAATAATATGCTCTCAGGTAACTTGTCCAGAATCCAAAGTTGGGGTAATTATGTTGAAGTTATTCAGTTAAGCTCAAACTCATTGACAGGAAACTTTCCGAACCAAACTTCTCAATTTTTGAGGCTGAATTCGCTTGAGATATCTAACAACTTGTTAGTGGGTGATCTCCCTCCAGTATTGGGTACTTACCCAGAACTAAAAGTGATTGATCTTAGCCTCAACCAGCTTAATGGAGCCCTCCTTCCAAGCTTGTTCACTTTAACCAATTTGGCTAGCCTTAACTTATCAGGCAACAAATTTTCTGGATCAATACCTCTTGAAGAAATTGGAAATATTACTTCAATAGGTTCTGTGGTAGATTTGAGCCTGGTGTCTCTTGATCTGTCCAAAAACTCATTGAGTGGCCATTTGCCCCCAGGGATAAGTAAGTTTAAAAACTTGGAATATCTTGATTTATCTAAAAACAACTTAGATGGTAGCATCCCTGATGACcttacagataaattgaatgCATTCAATGTGTCATTTAATAATTTCTCTGGTCTTGTACCTGAAAACTTAAGACGGTTCCCTGAGTCAGCATTCCATCCAGGAAATTCCTTGCTCATTTTTCCTTATTCACCATCACCTCCGAATGGTATTCCCAACTTGACTCCAAGGGAACACAGGTCTCATATGACAACTGCTGTTAGAATTGCCCTGATTGCAGGTTTGGTTGGTGGCACTGCTGTGATATCTCTTATGTGCATATTGATATATTGTAGAACCCACTGGCAGGAATATAGGAGAAGCAGTTCATTAGAAAATGGTGCAAAGAAAAGTGTTGCACAAGGGAGTTCCTCTATTTCTCATAGATCAGGAACCAACAAAAATGTGGACCCATCATTAGGTTCATTTAGATTTGATCAAGATACATTATCATCATCCCAACTGGGATCTGCACATGTTGCTGGTGACACTTCATCAGTTGTAAAGAAGCCTAAAAATCTTGGGCATCCAGAATCAGGAAAATATGAGGCAGGAGTATCTTCTCCTATGTCTCTTATTTCATCTTCAAATCCATCACCTTCTAACAACCAACAACTACCTGATAATCCTGGCATGCTCAAAGTTTGTTCCCCAGATAAATTAGCTGGGGATTTACATCTCTTTGATAGTTCCTTTCTATTTAAAGCAGAAGAACTTTCTTGTGCTCCAGCAGAAGCCATTGGAAACAGTTGTCACGGAACATTGTACAAAGCTACACTTGACACTGGTCATATATTGGCTGTTAAATGGTTAAGGGAGGGAATAGTGAAAGGAAGGAAGGAATTTTCAAGGGAAGTGAAGAAACTTGGGAACATCAAACATCCAAATTTAGTTTCTGTGCAGGGTTACTACTGGGGCCCAAAGGAGCATGAGAAACTgataatatcaaattatatcAATGCACAGTCTCTGGCAATACATCTTCATGGTaagattctttctttcttcttaatgGTAGACATGCATTCTAGAATCTTTTGAACTCTTTCACTTCAGAAATTCAATTCATAGGATATCAAGTCAATGGACACACCTTTTATAGCCTATACTGAAATATGGTAAGCTCAAAGCTGCCTTAAATTTATAGCCTATATATCCTTTGGGTGAATGGAAGAGTTTcatcttcttgaaatgaggaaTTTCTCTGATGGTTGATACTGTGGAATCTGATTGGTGCTCAGCCAATTAGATCCAAAAGCTGGGACAGAATTTTTATGCCACTTGCACTGGATCTGGGCTGGCAATCCTATGAGACCTGATCTATGTTCATGATGGtcttattctcttttctttccttaattttatcaattatttattagttattttctACTATTAGGTATTCTTTATGGGATTAATGTAGCTAAGAGACTTTCCTTGACAGTTGGCAATAAATTATCTAGTCAGACGACTCCGACCATATTTGCACTTTTGTCCTAGGAAGCAGTGGTAAACTATGCAACCCTAAGTTTGGGTATACGTTACAGGGCACTCACAGTTTAGTTGTACACATACATTAGCAGATGAATCAAGAGATGGAATTAGAATACTCTTTTTGAAATGGGCTTGGGACAAGGCCTTCATTAGCTCATCTTCCTCAGTTAATTAATAAAAAGGAGTTGGAATTGAAACACAGAGTCCATTTAGTCAGCCCTTTAATATGTTATACCATGGTAGGAACGTATTTTTTATACCATGGTAGGAACGtattttttagagaattttgAATGTAAGTAACTAAACCACAATAAGTGGATTTCCTgtattcaaaaaatgaaaaaaaaaagaaaaaaaaagaagaagaagatgaaacaTTAGAAATATCAATTTGGAGATTTTGAATTCTTGGATTTCGTGAAGTCACATTAAACTCTACTTGCTCTTGTTATGTTTATTTCAAATTGTGGTTTGGATTTGTGTGTACATAGGGAATTTTTTGGTACTtattttacccctttttttaaaaaaaaaaaaaaaaatttatttccatgCACTATATTTCTATGGTCTTGCACAACTTATTTAATCCCTAAATCAAAGTTGTTGACAAACTTTAGAAACCTAACATTGATTCAATTAATCCATTCATGTATATCCCAATAACGTAATTCTCTACAAGTATGGAATCAATTAAACATTATGGCAATCACAATAACTTGGCACCTGCCATAACTTGGGCCCTAAGGCTTTTCTAAGTTAACATCTGCTATTGGCATCTGGCACTTAATTTGCATAAAGCATGTACAGAGCCAGTATCCTTAGTTGACTCCtgccaatttttttgttggaaaaaaCCTATGATTTGATAGAACTACTCATGATGACTGCCAAAAGGACTGACTACTGATTATAGAGAATACATTTTCCTAAATTTCTATTCAAGTTACTTATTCGGGCTTTATTATTCCTGTATTTGATAGAAAATTATGTTGCATGCCTTTAATATCTTCCACAGAGGTGGAGCCAAGAAAACTGTCACCCTTGTCCCTTGGTGAACGGCTTCAGGTTGCTGTAGATGTGGCTCAATGTCTGAACTTCCTACATAACGAGAAAGCAATACCCCATGGAAACCTCAAATCCACAAACATTTTATTGGAAACTCCTAATCTAAATGTACTCCTCACTGATTACAGTCTACATCGAATATTGACTCCAGCAGGAACAGCCGAGCAAGTTCTAAATGCAGGTGCCCTTGGCTATCTCCCTCCTGAGTTTGCTAGCTCAAGTAAACCGAGCCCATCATTAAAGAGTGACGTCTATGCATTTGGAGTTATCTTGTTAGAGCTTCTGACTGGTAAAAGTTCTGGGCAGGTAGTCTCTGGGATCCCAGCTGTGGTTGGTCTAACTGACTGGGTGAGGTTATTGGCAAGAGAAAATCGTTCTGTTGAGTGCTTTGACAGGCTGATTCTTGACAGGAACAAAGTGGAGCACCCTCCTAGAGTTCTTGATCATATGCTACATGTGGCTCTAAGGTGCATCCTTCCTGCATCTGAGAGGCCTGACATGAAAACAGTTTTTGAAGATCTTTCTGGGGTGATGCAGTAGAAGATGCCACCAGTTAAAACAGCTTTAACTGTTATTGGCACTCACACCAATTATTAGTTGGTTCTTTTCCTAAATTGATTTTCTTCTCTGTtgtctttaattattttaactgttttttttttttttttttgtgtgaatagTAACGTGAATGACAACTCTAGATAGGTTTTTAACAGCTTGAGGCTAGGTCATTCTTTCCACACCCAAATTGGGAATGTAATTTCATTCTTGAATTCAAGTAGTGTTAATTTTTCATTATGGAAATAACCTTGCAAGAGGTTTTGTTCATCCGTTTAGTTTTACTTTTGGGTGTATTTATACATATGAGGCTTGATAATTAATTGATAGGAAGATGTAATATAAATTGGATTACATCGTCTTTTCACCAATTTTCAGCATAAAGATTAGCCTTGTGtcttttatttgcttatttCAAGGTATAGATAACTTTTATTTCATCTCATTTACTCAAACACCAAGAGATTTTCACTGAACAGTACATGATTAGCTTGGACAAGAACTATCATACAGATATGGTGTCCAAAAGTTAGTGGGAAAAACAAATTATTGTGATTAATCTTGGAAGATATGGAGGGTACTTTacaaaactataatttgttCATGGACTTCTGATTGAACTTCACAAGCATTGGGCTTGGCAGAATGTTTGAACTCAACTAATCTGACTGGCAGGCAGAAAGTATTTGATAGAGACTAAATTAGGCATAAAAGGCTCAAATCTACGGAGGAAGCAAGATCAGGCTATTGAGGCCTAGATCTCTTTACAGATGAAAGGGGCCTCTTGCGGCTGAATGCTAAAAGCCCAATTCAAGGACAAAAAAGACCCTTATGGGTTTCACCCTACAAACGTGGAAGATTCAAAAGGGCCCAATGACCCAATTCAGCCATAAGCAAAACAAAACGGCCACCTAAGAACAAGTCACTagccttatcaaaaaaaaggaaaaaaagaaaaggagaacaaGTCACTAGCATGCTAACCAAGTATACAGCAACCCATCACATATGCTATAAGCTCGAGTTTGCACTACTCCACAGAGCAAAAGTTCCACAAAAAGAAACACCATTCTTTGCCCACAATATAATATTAACAAAACTTATTCACTCTATATacgtatttatatatttctaatttttacatttttgtgtGTACACTCACATGGTTTATTAAATAACCATCTCTAGTGACGGAGTTAAGATTTTAGTTCAGGgtggcaaaattaaaaattaaatttaaaaaagagaacttaaaaaaataagacaatatatatataacaaaataaaggattgggtttaagttacatctagtgtaactttaagcaatgttacattactcaatattttttaattgaatgcgaattttaacaaatttatcgttagattacattatctttgtatgttcttcatacttgcaaaatttcaaggtgatcaaagattaatagtcgtgtcatcaatcaattatttaaattcaagtttttttaatttaaaataatgaataaaagatgagtttatggattgaatggtaaataatattcaattgacatgaaaattggcatgaatgttaagaacatatagaatatgtaattcaatggtaggagtttcaaaatatgaattctataacaagttattggatggtgtaatgTTGCTTAAAATTACaccaggtataacttgaacccaacccaaaaataaataaacaattgtaaaTAACCATAAGTAtcatacaaaatctaatataaatgTAAACTAAGATTGAAATTTTGATACCTAGTTTAATTTACTCAACAACTCTGGACTTTTTCCGTATTTTAAAGCTGTTGCATAGTTACTTCATTTTCAACACAATTTCGTTTAAAATTCGATATGGACTCGTTAACACTTAACACGCTTAGAATTCTCTATATTTTCAATTAACTACAAACATATATCATTAAAGTAAGagattaatataaataaataaatccttaCCTTgattactttttaaaaagttggtAGGATTcaaactttctttctttattctcaAGTATATAAAATTTGGGTTTATAACTTAAATCTATGAgtttgaaaaagaaatcaagagatggaggagaaaaaaaaagataatggaGGCTTTAGGGGTTTAGTTCTGTATAAGGACACAccttttaaaaactattttgggtaaaaaataggACTATCAATTGAAatgctggaaaaaaaaaaatgataaatacaAATGTGCcgttattcttttttttttttttttgggggggggggggtgttggggTTTTAATAAGTGCTTATGATTCCGTGATTGGGTGCAAGACAACACAGTCAAGGCCTCAAGGGTGAGTTACTATGctccagcaaaaaaaaaaaatgttactgtGCGTGAGAAGTGTTCCCCTATTCTTTTGGTCAGAGCAATTTTCTTGGGAAGTCTTTCCCTATTCTTTTGGTGTCAAAGCAGTTTTCTTGAAAGTCTTTCCgtattttttttggtgtcaaAGCAGTCTTCTTTTAGCTAAGGgattatctatactactatttaagggactTCCCTTATTTggattcttcattttttatgcCTAAAATACCTTCATCATACccacttacaagttttcaactaacggggataaatatgtaaattaaaactcttaCATTTTAAGACCCACAAACTCACGTACGCTTTGCAATTTctatctctcattcttcttcagattgaagacatttagtttagctctacatcttcctttctttttctttagattaaagaCATTTACTGTCAGAAACTCCAACAAATTTTCAAGTTCTATCTTTTGCAAGTtcctatttgttttcttttcttttgtttatgattgactttctttgagttttactttttatttatttttttatttattatgtgtatcacgttaactctttttttttttttaatgtaattttgaaatgaatggtTCCTTCATACACTCTACCACTGTACTTCTTAATGAATTGTCATTTCATGTTGTAGGTATTGTGATCTAAAGATAGAGCTCCTTTATACTACAAAAGAAGCATTCAAAATCATTCGTGAATAGTTAAACATTATGGCTTCCCTTACCTCCTTTAGTAGcctttgtttacattttatttaaaaatttggaattgaaataaaaatagttaccaCAATACTCCTTGATTaatgatcaaaatataaatgatcaATTACTATGTCCTTCTccttcctcattttttttccttcttcatatttttctttttttttttaaggaagttttttttttaccatcattgtatatgtttttggtgttaaatttttttattttattttattttttaccatcattgtatatgtttttggcgttaaattttttttatttaggtatatAGCAACCTTAAgttctactttctttttcttttcttttttttaatttttatttttatatgtatcacgttaactcccttttttttcctttattttttttataaaaatgtaattttgaaatgttaactcccttttttttcttttttctttttttaaaaaatgtaattttgacaCGTTAactcccttttttcttttttttagatcttcattagttatttatttaaatagttgatGATGTGGTGATAAGATTTTAAAGAGTCCATGATAGagttaaattctaaaaaatctttatttttattctgaacaattttaataggattttcaggaaaaatgatctcattaaaatttaaatcaaatacaAACTCTAACAAACTTATGCTATTATCTTTAATAATACGCACGCTAACTTTGGTttgttgattaaatttttttatttaggtatgtagcaaccttgagttctacttcttcttcttcttcctttttttttttattttttttttattttttttattttttattttttaaatgtatcacaactcccttttttttctttttcttttttttttttaaaaaaaaatgtaattttgaaatgttaactccttttttttttttttaatgtaattttgacacgttaactccctttttttttttagatctccattagttatttatttaaatagttgatTATGTGGTGATAAGATTTTAAAGAGTCCATGATAGagttaaattctaaaaaatctttatctttattctgaacaattttaataggattttcaggaaaaatgatct
Protein-coding regions in this window:
- the LOC115982557 gene encoding probable inactive receptor kinase At5g10020 isoform X3, producing the protein MLTNLSISNNQFTGTISMIGSIQSLQYLDVSGNMFRGSIPSALFNLNNLVYLNLSSNQFEGKAGAGFGKLEKLKYLDLQANGFSGDIMQLLSQIGSVVHVDLSSNQFSGSLDLGLGSTSFVSSIQYLNISHNSLVGEPFAHDGLSFLDSLEVFDASHNQLVGSVPSFSFVVSLRVLRLGSNQFTGSLPEALIQESSMVLSELDLSLNQLQGPVGSITSANLKKLNLSSNKLTGSLPAMVGHCAIVDLSNNMLSGNLSRIQSWGNYVEVIQLSSNSLTGNFPNQTSQFLRLNSLEISNNLLVGDLPPVLGTYPELKVIDLSLNQLNGALLPSLFTLTNLASLNLSGNKFSGSIPLEEIGNITSIGSVVDLSLVSLDLSKNSLSGHLPPGISKFKNLEYLDLSKNNLDGSIPDDLTDKLNAFNVSFNNFSGLVPENLRRFPESAFHPGNSLLIFPYSPSPPNGIPNLTPREHRSHMTTAVRIALIAGLVGGTAVISLMCILIYCRTHWQEYRRSSSLENGAKKSVAQGSSSISHRSGTNKNVDPSLGSFRFDQDTLSSSQLGSAHVAGDTSSVVKKPKNLGHPESGKYEAGVSSPMSLISSSNPSPSNNQQLPDNPGMLKVCSPDKLAGDLHLFDSSFLFKAEELSCAPAEAIGNSCHGTLYKATLDTGHILAVKWLREGIVKGRKEFSREVKKLGNIKHPNLVSVQGYYWGPKEHEKLIISNYINAQSLAIHLHEVEPRKLSPLSLGERLQVAVDVAQCLNFLHNEKAIPHGNLKSTNILLETPNLNVLLTDYSLHRILTPAGTAEQVLNAGALGYLPPEFASSSKPSPSLKSDVYAFGVILLELLTGKSSGQVVSGIPAVVGLTDWVRLLARENRSVECFDRLILDRNKVEHPPRVLDHMLHVALRCILPASERPDMKTVFEDLSGVMQ
- the LOC115982557 gene encoding probable inactive receptor kinase At5g10020 isoform X1; amino-acid sequence: MQVICLIILLWVVVASGQSDLAALLELKKGFVKDPSGKVLASWISKSSDSNGCPLNWYGITCSSDNHVTSITLNGVGLVGEFSFSAISGLGMLTNLSISNNQFTGTISMIGSIQSLQYLDVSGNMFRGSIPSALFNLNNLVYLNLSSNQFEGKAGAGFGKLEKLKYLDLQANGFSGDIMQLLSQIGSVVHVDLSSNQFSGSLDLGLGSTSFVSSIQYLNISHNSLVGEPFAHDGLSFLDSLEVFDASHNQLVGSVPSFSFVVSLRVLRLGSNQFTGSLPEALIQESSMVLSELDLSLNQLQGPVGSITSANLKKLNLSSNKLTGSLPAMVGHCAIVDLSNNMLSGNLSRIQSWGNYVEVIQLSSNSLTGNFPNQTSQFLRLNSLEISNNLLVGDLPPVLGTYPELKVIDLSLNQLNGALLPSLFTLTNLASLNLSGNKFSGSIPLEEIGNITSIGSVVDLSLVSLDLSKNSLSGHLPPGISKFKNLEYLDLSKNNLDGSIPDDLTDKLNAFNVSFNNFSGLVPENLRRFPESAFHPGNSLLIFPYSPSPPNGIPNLTPREHRSHMTTAVRIALIAGLVGGTAVISLMCILIYCRTHWQEYRRSSSLENGAKKSVAQGSSSISHRSGTNKNVDPSLGSFRFDQDTLSSSQLGSAHVAGDTSSVVKKPKNLGHPESGKYEAGVSSPMSLISSSNPSPSNNQQLPDNPGMLKVCSPDKLAGDLHLFDSSFLFKAEELSCAPAEAIGNSCHGTLYKATLDTGHILAVKWLREGIVKGRKEFSREVKKLGNIKHPNLVSVQGYYWGPKEHEKLIISNYINAQSLAIHLHEVEPRKLSPLSLGERLQVAVDVAQCLNFLHNEKAIPHGNLKSTNILLETPNLNVLLTDYSLHRILTPAGTAEQVLNAGALGYLPPEFASSSKPSPSLKSDVYAFGVILLELLTGKSSGQVVSGIPAVVGLTDWVRLLARENRSVECFDRLILDRNKVEHPPRVLDHMLHVALRCILPASERPDMKTVFEDLSGVMQ
- the LOC115982557 gene encoding probable inactive receptor kinase At5g10020 isoform X2, whose amino-acid sequence is MLVICLIILLWVVVASGQSDLAALLELKKGFVKDPSGKVLASWISKSSDSNGCPLNWYGITCSSDNHVTSITLNGVGLVGEFSFSAISGLGMLTNLSISNNQFTGTISMIGSIQSLQYLDVSGNMFRGSIPSALFNLNNLVYLNLSSNQFEGKAGAGFGKLEKLKYLDLQANGFSGDIMQLLSQIGSVVHVDLSSNQFSGSLDLGLGSTSFVSSIQYLNISHNSLVGEPFAHDGLSFLDSLEVFDASHNQLVGSVPSFSFVVSLRVLRLGSNQFTGSLPEALIQESSMVLSELDLSLNQLQGPVGSITSANLKKLNLSSNKLTGSLPAMVGHCAIVDLSNNMLSGNLSRIQSWGNYVEVIQLSSNSLTGNFPNQTSQFLRLNSLEISNNLLVGDLPPVLGTYPELKVIDLSLNQLNGALLPSLFTLTNLASLNLSGNKFSGSIPLEEIGNITSIGSVVDLSLVSLDLSKNSLSGHLPPGISKFKNLEYLDLSKNNLDGSIPDDLTDKLNAFNVSFNNFSGLVPENLRRFPESAFHPGNSLLIFPYSPSPPNGIPNLTPREHRSHMTTAVRIALIAGLVGGTAVISLMCILIYCRTHWQEYRRSSSLENGAKKSVAQGSSSISHRSGTNKNVDPSLGSFRFDQDTLSSSQLGSAHVAGDTSSVVKKPKNLGHPESGKYEAGVSSPMSLISSSNPSPSNNQQLPDNPGMLKVCSPDKLAGDLHLFDSSFLFKAEELSCAPAEAIGNSCHGTLYKATLDTGHILAVKWLREGIVKGRKEFSREVKKLGNIKHPNLVSVQGYYWGPKEHEKLIISNYINAQSLAIHLHEVEPRKLSPLSLGERLQVAVDVAQCLNFLHNEKAIPHGNLKSTNILLETPNLNVLLTDYSLHRILTPAGTAEQVLNAGALGYLPPEFASSSKPSPSLKSDVYAFGVILLELLTGKSSGQVVSGIPAVVGLTDWVRLLARENRSVECFDRLILDRNKVEHPPRVLDHMLHVALRCILPASERPDMKTVFEDLSGVMQ